Proteins encoded together in one Coffea arabica cultivar ET-39 chromosome 2c, Coffea Arabica ET-39 HiFi, whole genome shotgun sequence window:
- the LOC113727761 gene encoding probable galacturonosyltransferase-like 6, producing the protein MLAIVKVANLVTISIGIILFCPSFQSSPPAEAIRSTSFSIISQKNSVPHLQFSYRKSVPFNNGENNKCLSSTFSSNSLMMINHGHHPMQLAVCNPSLIHLVMTLDTQFLRGTVAAVNSILQNAFCPQNIFFHFVHSDSDHHLQTLIRDIFPSLNFKAYYFNPETVQNKISSTIRETLEQPLNYARNYLAHLLEPCVERVIYLDSDVVLVDDISKLWRTSLGPATLGSPEYCHANFTKYFTPNFWSQKKFSRVFSGRKPCYFNTGVMVIDLVKWRKFKYTKMIERWMEIQRNQRIYDLGSLPPFLLVFAGEMAPIDHRWNQHGLGGDNLSGNCRQLHPGPVSLLHWSGKGKPWIRLDSGKPCPLDIIWSQYDLYGQSL; encoded by the exons ATGTTGGCAATCGTCAAGGTTGCCAATTTAGTGACCATTTCAATCGGGATCATCCTATTTTGTCCATCTTTTCAATCATCTCCTCCTGCAGAAGCCATAAGATCAACctcattttcaatcatttccCAGAAAAATTCAGTTCCCCACCTGCAGTTTTCCTACAGGAAGTCGGTGCCATTCAACAACGGAGAAAACAACAAATGCTTGTCTTCCACTTTCAGCAGCAATTCTTTGATGATGATCAATCATGGCCATCATCCAATGCAACTGGCAGTATGCAATCCTTCTCTTATTCATTTAGTAATGACTCTTGATACTCAATTCCTCCGTGGCACTGTTGCTGCTGTTAATTCCATTCTGCAGAATGCTTTCTGCCCACAAaacatttttttccatttcGTACATTCGGATTCTGATCATCATCTTCAAACccttattagagatatttttccATCCTTGAATTTCAAGGCATACTATTTTAACCCTGAAACGGTACAGAACAAGATATCATCCACTATAAGAGAAACTCTTGAACAGCCACTGAATTATGCAAGAAATTACTTGGCTCATCTTCTTGAGCCTTGTGTGGAAAGAGTCATATATCTTGACTCTGATGTAGTTTTGGTTGATGATATATCAAAACTATGGAGGACAAGTCTTGGACCAGCAACTTTGGGATCACCTGAATATTGCCATGCAAACTTCACCAAGTATTTCACTCCCAACTTCTGGTCACAGAAGAAATTCTCCAGAGTCTTCTCTGGCCGGAAACCGTGTTACTTCAATACAG GTGTAATGGTGATTGACTTGGTCAAGTGGAGAAAGTTTAAATACACAAAGATGATTGAAAGATGGATGGAGATTCAAAGAAATCAGAGAATCTATGATCTTGGATCATTGCCTCCATTTCTTTTGGTATTTGCAGGAGAAATGGCACCAATCGACCACAGATGGAATCAGCATGGCCTTGGTGGTGATAATCTGAGTGGTAATTGTAGGCAACTGCATCCTGGTCCGGTTAGCCTGTTGCATTGGAGTGGAAAAGGCAAGCCCTGGATCAGGCTGGACTCTGGCAAGCCTTGCCCACTTGACATAATCTGGTCTCAGTATGACTTGTATGGCCAATCATTGTAA